A stretch of Mobula birostris isolate sMobBir1 chromosome 30, sMobBir1.hap1, whole genome shotgun sequence DNA encodes these proteins:
- the LOC140190447 gene encoding platelet-activating factor receptor-like isoform X2 — protein MEEAMNATWSLRWNVTDEPLNMIETAMNYSDNRSLIERAVHEACITWHPVQNFILPLVYVVVLFVGLFGNFIALLIFLQNAWKIKKAIRVYLINLTLADITFNATLPFWVVYYFKGGDWIFSEAMCRMAGVFYYVATYSAMTFMILISINRYCTVRMTKLPIPLNEPTGSLYTCGFVWMFWLACGIPALMQRQTNRWGLNATRCFEEYSDRRSYVYASFVFFLISFLFVLLSYISIMKALSSQGNALKGIHRRLARSMVLGMLIVFLVCVLPYHLSLIPWELSRANSKEAAGCSPLKGIDIVHKLNLALLSMNSCVDPIIYCFSVKRFRRELNKIFRKLVRRLPFQPHTIEPSETHIRSNSLTTS, from the exons ATGGAAGAAGCCATGAATGCAACATGGTCGCTGCGATGGAACGTGACTGATGAGCCCTTAAATATGAT AGAGACAGCAATGAACTACAGTGACAACCGCAGTTTGATTGAGAGAGCTGTCCATGAGGCATGTATCACCTGGCACCCAGTTCAGAACTTCATTCTCCCACTCGTCTATGTGGTGGTCCTGTTCGTAGGACTCTTCGGCAACTTCATTGCACTTCTCATTTTCCTTCAGAATGCCTGGAAGATCAAAAAAGCGATCCGAGTGTACCTGATTAATCTTACGCTGGCAGACATCACGTTCAATGCCACTCTGCCTTTCTGGGTGGTTTACTACTTTAAAGGTGGAGACTGGATCTTCTCAGAAGCCATGTGCCGGATGGCAGGAGTGTTCTACTATGTGGCGACATACAGTGCCATGACCTTTATGATCCTCATTAGCATTAACAGGTACTGCACGGTACGAATGACAAAGCTCCCAATCCCTCTGAATGAACCAACGGGATCTCTGTACACCTGCGGCTTCGTCTGGATGTTTTGGTTAGCTTGCGGCATTCCCGCTTTGATGCAGCGACAAACAAACAGGTGGGGACTTAATGCCACAAGGTGTTTCGAAGAATACTCTGACAGAAGAAGTTACGTGTATGCATCTTTCGTATTCTTCCTCATATCCTTCTTGTTCGTCCTACTGAGCTACATTTCAATTATGAAAGCTCTTTCCTCCCAGGGGAACGCTCTGAAGGGCATTCATCGAAGGTTGGCAAGGTCAATGGTACTAGGAATGCTTATTGTATTTTTGGTCTGTGTTTTACCTTACCACCTTTCCCTAATCCCCTGGGAGCTAAGCAGGGCTAACTCCAAAGAGGCAGCTGGCTGCTCCCCTCTCAAAGGCATAGACATAGTGCACAAACTGAATTTGGCTCTGCTGAGCATGAACAGCTGTGTTGACCCCATCATCTACTGCTTCTCTGTAAAGAGATTTCGCCGAGAGTTGAACAAGATATTCAGAAAACTGGTCCGCCGTTTGCCATTTCAGCCACATACGATCGAGCCTTCAGAGACTCACATCAGGTCAAATTCACTCACTACCTCATAA
- the LOC140190447 gene encoding platelet-activating factor receptor-like isoform X1 encodes MYCCVLQRDPAMEEAMNATWSLRWNVTDEPLNMIETAMNYSDNRSLIERAVHEACITWHPVQNFILPLVYVVVLFVGLFGNFIALLIFLQNAWKIKKAIRVYLINLTLADITFNATLPFWVVYYFKGGDWIFSEAMCRMAGVFYYVATYSAMTFMILISINRYCTVRMTKLPIPLNEPTGSLYTCGFVWMFWLACGIPALMQRQTNRWGLNATRCFEEYSDRRSYVYASFVFFLISFLFVLLSYISIMKALSSQGNALKGIHRRLARSMVLGMLIVFLVCVLPYHLSLIPWELSRANSKEAAGCSPLKGIDIVHKLNLALLSMNSCVDPIIYCFSVKRFRRELNKIFRKLVRRLPFQPHTIEPSETHIRSNSLTTS; translated from the exons GCTGTGTGCTGCAGAGGGATCCAGCTATGGAAGAAGCCATGAATGCAACATGGTCGCTGCGATGGAACGTGACTGATGAGCCCTTAAATATGAT AGAGACAGCAATGAACTACAGTGACAACCGCAGTTTGATTGAGAGAGCTGTCCATGAGGCATGTATCACCTGGCACCCAGTTCAGAACTTCATTCTCCCACTCGTCTATGTGGTGGTCCTGTTCGTAGGACTCTTCGGCAACTTCATTGCACTTCTCATTTTCCTTCAGAATGCCTGGAAGATCAAAAAAGCGATCCGAGTGTACCTGATTAATCTTACGCTGGCAGACATCACGTTCAATGCCACTCTGCCTTTCTGGGTGGTTTACTACTTTAAAGGTGGAGACTGGATCTTCTCAGAAGCCATGTGCCGGATGGCAGGAGTGTTCTACTATGTGGCGACATACAGTGCCATGACCTTTATGATCCTCATTAGCATTAACAGGTACTGCACGGTACGAATGACAAAGCTCCCAATCCCTCTGAATGAACCAACGGGATCTCTGTACACCTGCGGCTTCGTCTGGATGTTTTGGTTAGCTTGCGGCATTCCCGCTTTGATGCAGCGACAAACAAACAGGTGGGGACTTAATGCCACAAGGTGTTTCGAAGAATACTCTGACAGAAGAAGTTACGTGTATGCATCTTTCGTATTCTTCCTCATATCCTTCTTGTTCGTCCTACTGAGCTACATTTCAATTATGAAAGCTCTTTCCTCCCAGGGGAACGCTCTGAAGGGCATTCATCGAAGGTTGGCAAGGTCAATGGTACTAGGAATGCTTATTGTATTTTTGGTCTGTGTTTTACCTTACCACCTTTCCCTAATCCCCTGGGAGCTAAGCAGGGCTAACTCCAAAGAGGCAGCTGGCTGCTCCCCTCTCAAAGGCATAGACATAGTGCACAAACTGAATTTGGCTCTGCTGAGCATGAACAGCTGTGTTGACCCCATCATCTACTGCTTCTCTGTAAAGAGATTTCGCCGAGAGTTGAACAAGATATTCAGAAAACTGGTCCGCCGTTTGCCATTTCAGCCACATACGATCGAGCCTTCAGAGACTCACATCAGGTCAAATTCACTCACTACCTCATAA